CCTCGTAATTGAGGGTTTCGTCGTTCTTGCTTCCGGTAGGTCCGGTGGCCCCGCCGGTGCCGGCCGGGTTCCGGCCGAGGTTGGTCTGGACGCCGGGAACGCCTGCCGTGGCAGCGGCGCCCCCCATGCTCTCCTCGCTGCGCTGCTCGCTGCGAACCACGGTTTCAGGATCGTACTTCTCCTCATACCGCTCCACCTGGCGGAAATCGAAAACCGCCGACACGCGGGCTACCGATTTGCCGGAGCCGACCGCCTTGTCCAGAAGCGACTGGAGCCGCTCCTCGGTGCTCCGCTCGTAAGCCCGCTGCACTTCCTGCATGGAAGCGGTCATCTTGCCTGCGGCGTCGTCGGGGGAATTTTTTGAAAGGAGTTTTCCCCTCTGGTCGAGAACGGTTACATGTTCAGGGTTCATCCCCTCGATGGAAGAAGCCACCAGATGAACAACCCCCTGCACATCGTTCTCCCGTAGCTGGCGGTTCCCTTTCACCTTGAGCACCACCGAGGCGGTGGCGGGTTTCTCATCCTCCTTGAAGAGGGCTTTCTCGGGAATCGCCAGATGGACCCGGGCCTGCTCGACACCGGAGATCTGCGCGATGGTCCGGGAGAGTTCCCCCTGGAGGGCCCGCTGGTAGTTGAGCTTCTGGACGAATTCGGTCATGCCGAAGTTCTTCCGGTCGAATATCTCAAAGCCGACGCCTCCACCTTGGGGAAGCCCCTCGGAGGCCATGGTGAGCCGCAGGTCATACACCTTGTCCGAAGGGACGAGGATAGCCTTGCCGTCGGTGGCAATCCTGTAGGGCACCTTCTGTTCCTTCAGCTTCGTGACGATTTCGCCGGCATCCTCAGTGGTGAGATTGGTGAAGAGGGGCCGGTAGTCAGTCCGGTTGGCGACCATTATCAGGAGGGCGAAGGCGATGATGGAGACACCCGCGACACCACCCACGATCCACCGCTTGGCGGGAGGAAGTGCGAGAAACGGTTCCAACAGTTTTTTCAGACCTTCAGGCAT
The nucleotide sequence above comes from Geobacter benzoatilyticus. Encoded proteins:
- the fliF gene encoding flagellar basal-body MS-ring/collar protein FliF, with protein sequence MPEGLKKLLEPFLALPPAKRWIVGGVAGVSIIAFALLIMVANRTDYRPLFTNLTTEDAGEIVTKLKEQKVPYRIATDGKAILVPSDKVYDLRLTMASEGLPQGGGVGFEIFDRKNFGMTEFVQKLNYQRALQGELSRTIAQISGVEQARVHLAIPEKALFKEDEKPATASVVLKVKGNRQLRENDVQGVVHLVASSIEGMNPEHVTVLDQRGKLLSKNSPDDAAGKMTASMQEVQRAYERSTEERLQSLLDKAVGSGKSVARVSAVFDFRQVERYEEKYDPETVVRSEQRSEESMGGAAATAGVPGVQTNLGRNPAGTGGATGPTGSKNDETLNYEVSRSTARTVEPVGTLSKVSVAILVDGKYDAAAAGKEGQNAKPKYAPRSPAELQQIDALVKSAVGFNVERGDQVTVVNIPFQDTGEMGSDEGSKWWNAPIFLALIKNGLIGLGFVALLFFVVRPLMKMLKPEKKTSFEPITAAEETLNQIAEVHRAQIQNQTIRQMELMNKVKDEPYQAAQILQNWLRAKEQ